Proteins encoded by one window of Castor canadensis chromosome 2, mCasCan1.hap1v2, whole genome shotgun sequence:
- the Pttg1ip2 gene encoding PTTG1IP family member 2 — translation MCGLRAWSHILLPVFLSLALIQLLISFSDSNLPQIYKHRTQQTQNKSTEEICAQKKNCQVCTEDKKCIWCKEEMACKKYCFPYSGCQFSSIFWANCKIDLFGILTLILTGILIMAFLWCCCSYYFYLNDLNRRQAFVYGRQETVPVYDL, via the exons ATGTGCGGGCTGAGGGCATGGAGCCACATCCTCCTGCCGGTCTTCCTCTCCCTAGCACTCATCCAATTGCTTATCAGCTTCTCAGATAGTAACTTGCCCCAAATCTACAAACACAGGACCCAGCAGACGCAAAACAAGTCGACTGAAGAAA tatgtgcccaaaagaaaaattgtcaagtATGCACAGAAGACAAGAAA TGTATTTGGTGCAAAGAAGAAATGGCTTGcaaaaaatactgttttccatattcCGGATGTCAATTCAGTTCTATATTTTGGGCAAACTGTAAAA TTGACCTGTTTGGAATCCTGACGCTGATACTCACTGGAATATTAATCATGGCATTCTTGTGGTGTTGCTGTTCCTATTACTTTTACCTCAATGA TTTGAACAGACGTCAAGCCTTTGTTTATGGAAGACAAGAAACAGTTCCTGTTTACGACTTGTAA